One region of Paraburkholderia phymatum STM815 genomic DNA includes:
- a CDS encoding amidase, giving the protein MTEASPSFVTELIAQRGNVAASRARLDAAIERANALEPTLRAFTYRPESYVEPDACAPLAGLPVGVKDLIDTVDMPTAYGSPIYREHRPQADAAIVTKLREYGALVFGKTVTTEFAWRQPGPTVNPWSHAHTPGGSSSGSAAAVGAGIVPLALGTQTVGSVIRPAAYCGAVGYKPSFGSIARDGVHPLAASLDHIGFFAQSVETAALAHALFVAGRPDTIESAANWQAWFAPLAAPPRLGIVRTPFDARLQDAQKADFEAALAQLRAAGAEVIDIGFRVDLARIVDALQVILRVEAWHAMGPVSEYHRAQLSHHMQALIDEGAAMPEARYRDALALQSALRAESAALLAGCDALVSVPATGAAPEGLDDTGDPVFCAPWSLLGVPALTVPSGWTAQGLPLGFQIVGAYGEDLATLRTAAWVEGAIGARRDLALDAYGESAA; this is encoded by the coding sequence ATGACCGAAGCCTCGCCGTCGTTCGTGACGGAACTGATCGCGCAACGCGGCAATGTGGCTGCGAGCCGCGCCCGCCTGGACGCGGCCATTGAGCGTGCCAACGCGCTCGAACCCACGCTGCGCGCCTTCACGTACCGCCCGGAATCGTATGTCGAGCCGGATGCGTGCGCGCCCCTCGCGGGCCTGCCCGTTGGTGTGAAGGATCTGATCGACACCGTCGACATGCCGACCGCGTACGGTTCGCCGATCTATCGCGAGCATCGCCCGCAGGCGGATGCCGCCATCGTGACGAAACTGCGCGAATATGGCGCGCTCGTATTCGGCAAGACCGTCACTACGGAATTCGCGTGGCGCCAGCCCGGCCCGACCGTCAATCCGTGGAGCCACGCGCACACGCCTGGCGGCTCGTCGAGCGGCTCTGCGGCCGCCGTGGGCGCCGGCATCGTGCCACTCGCGCTCGGCACGCAAACGGTCGGGTCCGTGATCCGCCCGGCCGCCTATTGCGGCGCGGTCGGCTACAAGCCGAGCTTTGGCAGCATTGCGCGCGATGGCGTACATCCCCTCGCCGCATCGCTCGATCACATCGGCTTTTTCGCGCAGTCGGTGGAAACGGCCGCGCTTGCGCACGCGCTGTTCGTGGCCGGGCGTCCTGACACAATCGAAAGCGCCGCTAACTGGCAGGCATGGTTTGCGCCGCTCGCCGCGCCGCCGCGTCTGGGTATCGTGCGCACGCCCTTCGATGCGCGCCTGCAGGACGCGCAGAAAGCCGACTTCGAAGCAGCGCTTGCGCAGTTGCGCGCTGCTGGCGCAGAGGTGATCGACATTGGATTCCGCGTGGATCTCGCGCGGATCGTCGACGCGCTGCAGGTGATCCTGCGCGTGGAGGCGTGGCACGCAATGGGCCCGGTGTCGGAGTATCACCGCGCGCAACTCAGCCATCACATGCAGGCGCTGATCGATGAAGGCGCGGCGATGCCCGAGGCGCGCTACCGCGATGCGCTGGCGTTGCAGTCCGCACTACGCGCCGAATCGGCGGCGCTGCTCGCGGGCTGCGACGCGCTCGTCAGCGTGCCGGCGACGGGCGCGGCACCTGAAGGTCTCGACGATACGGGCGACCCGGTCTTCTGCGCGCCGTGGAGCCTGCTCGGGGTGCCTGCGCTGACGGTGCCGTCGGGCTGGACAGCACAGGGCTTGCCACTGGGATTCCAGATCGTCGGCGCATACGGCGAGGATCTGGCGACGCTGCGCACGGCGGCGTGGGTGGAAGGCGCGATCGGCGCGAGGCGCGACCTCGCGCTCGATGCATACGGCGAATCCGCCGCCTGA
- a CDS encoding GntR family transcriptional regulator yields the protein MGKPYRTIQEYVLGTLRAEILQGVYAAGTRLRQEEVAKRLGVSTTPVREAFRDLRAEGLVAIDPNKGVEVRGLTADDVSEIYELRMMLEPMLAERACLNASPAQLEAASARHEAMSAVAPTSEQWTLLNEEFHHALMQSEASTRLFEVVRGLSLLARPYVSLSMYVQPGIMASNNEEHAQLLAAWRARDTHAVREQTRVHLLNTRDAIVACVDQSARALAA from the coding sequence ATGGGCAAGCCGTATCGCACGATTCAGGAGTATGTATTGGGTACGCTGCGCGCGGAGATCCTGCAAGGCGTGTATGCGGCGGGCACGCGGCTGCGCCAGGAAGAAGTCGCGAAGCGTCTCGGTGTCAGCACGACGCCCGTGCGCGAGGCATTTCGCGATCTGCGCGCGGAAGGACTCGTCGCGATCGATCCAAACAAGGGCGTTGAAGTGCGCGGCCTGACCGCGGACGACGTCAGTGAGATCTACGAATTGCGCATGATGCTCGAACCGATGCTTGCGGAGCGCGCGTGTCTGAACGCGAGCCCCGCTCAGCTCGAAGCGGCGAGCGCGCGCCATGAAGCGATGAGCGCGGTCGCGCCCACTTCGGAGCAATGGACGCTGCTCAACGAGGAGTTCCATCACGCGCTGATGCAAAGCGAAGCCAGCACGCGGCTATTCGAGGTCGTGCGCGGGCTGTCGCTGCTCGCAAGGCCCTATGTCTCGCTGTCCATGTATGTACAGCCAGGTATCATGGCGAGCAACAACGAAGAGCATGCACAGTTGCTGGCGGCGTGGCGCGCTCGCGACACGCACGCAGTGCGCGAGCAGACGCGCGTGCATCTGCTCAATACGCGCGATGCGATCGTCGCATGCGTCGACCAGTCGGCGCGCGCGCTGGCCGCATGA